A single genomic interval of Alistipes provencensis harbors:
- a CDS encoding DHH family phosphoesterase produces MKLSKEHIERLREMLERPGQRIVIVSHTNPDGDAVGSSLAWAEVLRTMGHEVMCVVPNKFPYFLDWMPGIDEVVVFKTDTEGRAARAIAEADILFCLDFNAVSRLEILSATIEANTTARRVLIDHHLSPDEGFDLMFSHPDSSSTCFLVYSIVEAMCGTDAITRSMAETLYVGMMTDTGNFAFSFLTPELFRAVGVLVEKGISIPDIHNSVYNAYTEGRARLFGYAINRKMEIIQNGTVAYMSLMENEMRRFQFQQGDSEGFVNYALTIKKVKMSAMFLAHRKFIRVSLRSRGGVDVNLFARKYFEGGGHKNAAGGKSFLSMQETIDHYVRSVKEFAEEGHLD; encoded by the coding sequence ATGAAGCTTTCGAAAGAACACATTGAACGCCTGCGGGAGATGCTCGAGCGTCCCGGACAGCGGATCGTCATCGTCTCCCACACCAATCCCGACGGCGATGCCGTGGGGTCGTCGCTCGCATGGGCCGAGGTCCTGCGCACGATGGGCCACGAGGTGATGTGCGTCGTTCCCAATAAATTCCCCTATTTCCTCGACTGGATGCCCGGCATTGACGAGGTCGTGGTCTTCAAGACCGACACCGAGGGGCGCGCCGCACGGGCCATTGCCGAAGCCGATATCCTCTTCTGTCTCGATTTCAATGCGGTTTCGCGGCTGGAGATTCTCAGCGCCACCATCGAGGCCAACACCACGGCCCGCCGCGTGCTGATCGACCACCACCTGTCGCCCGACGAAGGCTTCGACCTCATGTTCTCGCATCCCGATTCGTCGAGCACCTGCTTTCTGGTTTACAGCATCGTCGAGGCGATGTGCGGCACCGACGCCATTACGCGCAGCATGGCCGAGACGCTCTATGTGGGCATGATGACCGATACGGGCAATTTCGCCTTTTCGTTCCTCACCCCCGAGCTGTTCCGCGCCGTGGGCGTGCTGGTCGAGAAGGGTATTTCGATCCCTGACATCCACAACAGCGTCTACAACGCCTATACCGAGGGCCGTGCGCGGCTGTTCGGCTATGCCATCAACCGCAAGATGGAGATTATCCAGAACGGTACGGTGGCCTACATGTCGCTTATGGAAAACGAGATGCGCCGCTTCCAGTTCCAGCAGGGCGACAGCGAGGGATTCGTCAACTATGCCCTCACGATCAAGAAGGTCAAGATGTCGGCCATGTTTCTGGCACACCGCAAGTTCATCCGCGTCTCGCTGCGTTCGCGGGGCGGCGTCGACGTCAACCTCTTCGCCCGGAAATACTTCGAAGGCGGCGGCCACAAGAACGCCGCGGGCGGCAAGTCGTTCCTCTCGATGCAGGAGACCATCGACCATTATGTCCGCTCGGTGAAGGAGTTCGCCGAGGAGGGCCATCTGGACTGA
- a CDS encoding DUF4886 domain-containing protein: protein MIKIALRLLLLLLPLGGMARTQQDSLRVLWIGNSFTYFNDLPAMVREIAATQKVKLSCTRFLKGGERFSGHLKNRELLRALADGGWDYVVLQEQSTAPAMPTGQVAREVYPAARTLDSLVHAASPDARVIFYMTWGHKYGNRKPVAEYPLSNRYEGMQERLKTSYLEMAYDNGAWCAPVGMAWQTVRRERPDCILYRPDCYHPEVPGSYLAANVIFTTIFQKPYQTAFTAELPAEQAEYLQQTAQRSVLGNLVLLNIR, encoded by the coding sequence ATGATAAAGATCGCCCTGCGCCTTTTACTGCTCCTGCTGCCTTTGGGCGGCATGGCCCGGACCCAGCAGGACTCCCTGCGGGTGCTGTGGATCGGCAACAGCTTCACCTATTTCAACGACCTGCCTGCGATGGTGCGCGAAATCGCCGCCACCCAGAAGGTAAAACTCTCCTGCACGCGCTTCCTCAAGGGCGGCGAACGTTTCTCGGGGCACCTGAAGAACCGGGAACTGCTGCGCGCCTTGGCCGACGGCGGCTGGGACTATGTCGTACTGCAGGAGCAGAGCACGGCTCCCGCGATGCCGACCGGGCAGGTTGCCCGCGAGGTCTATCCCGCGGCCCGGACGCTCGACAGCCTCGTGCATGCCGCTTCACCCGACGCCCGGGTGATCTTCTACATGACTTGGGGCCATAAGTACGGCAACCGCAAACCCGTGGCCGAATACCCGCTTTCGAACCGGTACGAGGGCATGCAGGAGCGGCTGAAGACCAGCTACCTCGAAATGGCTTACGACAACGGTGCGTGGTGCGCCCCGGTGGGCATGGCGTGGCAGACGGTGCGCCGCGAGCGGCCCGACTGCATCCTTTACCGGCCCGACTGCTATCACCCCGAAGTCCCGGGCAGCTACTTGGCGGCCAATGTGATCTTTACGACGATTTTCCAAAAGCCCTATCAGACGGCTTTCACCGCGGAGCTTCCGGCCGAACAGGCCGAATACCTCCAGCAGACGGCCCAGCGGAGCGTTCTCGGCAACCTCGTGCTGCTGAACATCCGGTAG
- a CDS encoding STN domain-containing protein yields the protein MNSFNTLERCCSTLHRWLAGALAVLVLAAAGHVRAAEAGANPESPVTLTVDRASLVSVLKKIESQTSYTFFYNNELVGKAAPVTLSVKQTPVRKILETIFAGSDLTFEFREDKILIKKVSADKAADQVRVPETADAPGGAPAVGEDQTVAPPNKKILRQAPLR from the coding sequence ATGAACAGTTTTAACACCTTGGAACGTTGCTGCAGCACGCTGCATCGCTGGTTGGCGGGCGCACTTGCAGTATTGGTTCTCGCGGCTGCCGGCCATGTTCGTGCCGCCGAAGCCGGGGCGAATCCCGAGTCGCCGGTGACGCTGACCGTGGATCGGGCTTCGTTGGTCTCGGTCCTGAAAAAGATCGAGAGCCAGACCTCCTACACGTTTTTTTACAACAACGAACTGGTGGGAAAGGCCGCTCCGGTGACTCTCTCCGTGAAGCAGACCCCGGTGCGTAAGATTCTGGAGACGATTTTCGCCGGAAGCGACCTGACTTTCGAGTTCCGCGAAGACAAAATCCTCATCAAGAAGGTTTCTGCCGACAAGGCGGCCGATCAGGTCCGGGTTCCGGAAACGGCCGATGCTCCCGGAGGGGCTCCGGCTGTCGGCGAGGATCAGACTGTTGCCCCCCCCAACAAAAAAATACTGCGACAGGCGCCCCTGCGCTGA
- a CDS encoding FecR family protein has translation MRKEIDRLINSYRTNTLGREGADRLAEWLEESAENRAYFRASLAADEISASAKADREWARFAARNKILFAVPNTRNTRRRLIARYAAVAAALAVGICAVWFWQGGFFRAGTPGAPQEIAAEQPLLYRTVRGEKRNITLPDGTSVCMNSEATLTVLAGFGRATREIEFDGEGFFTVMPDRECPFIIHSANNDYTVLGTSFNLQSYAKEDFAVVTLHTGRLQAQVKKDVIILDPNEELQIDAGSNTISKREVRIDDSIGWIEGRLVFSGHPLKDVANKLSRYYQVKVNIHEEIANLQYTGVVDKESLPEALRMISATSPVRLSITNIDGEYFLSRAKRK, from the coding sequence ATGCGTAAGGAGATAGACAGATTGATAAACTCCTACCGGACCAATACGCTGGGCCGGGAAGGGGCCGACCGGTTGGCGGAGTGGCTGGAGGAGTCGGCGGAGAACCGGGCCTATTTTCGGGCCTCTCTCGCTGCGGACGAAATATCCGCTTCGGCGAAGGCCGACCGGGAATGGGCGCGTTTCGCCGCCCGCAACAAGATCCTGTTTGCGGTCCCGAATACCCGGAATACGCGCCGCCGGCTGATCGCCCGGTATGCGGCCGTGGCCGCGGCACTGGCAGTCGGTATTTGTGCCGTCTGGTTCTGGCAGGGCGGATTCTTCAGGGCCGGAACTCCCGGAGCTCCGCAGGAGATCGCCGCCGAACAACCACTGCTGTACCGCACGGTGCGGGGCGAAAAGCGCAATATCACGCTGCCCGACGGCACGTCGGTCTGCATGAACTCCGAAGCGACGCTGACCGTGTTGGCCGGGTTCGGGCGGGCGACGCGTGAGATCGAGTTCGACGGGGAGGGATTCTTCACCGTCATGCCGGACAGGGAGTGTCCGTTCATCATCCACAGCGCCAACAACGATTATACCGTGCTGGGAACCTCGTTCAACCTTCAGTCCTATGCCAAGGAGGATTTCGCCGTGGTGACGCTCCATACGGGCCGCCTGCAGGCGCAGGTCAAGAAGGACGTCATCATCCTCGACCCCAACGAGGAGCTGCAGATCGATGCCGGCAGCAACACGATCTCCAAACGGGAAGTGCGTATCGATGACTCGATCGGCTGGATCGAGGGACGGCTGGTCTTCTCGGGGCATCCGCTCAAGGACGTGGCCAACAAACTTTCGCGCTACTACCAGGTGAAGGTCAACATCCACGAAGAGATCGCCAACCTGCAATATACGGGGGTGGTGGACAAGGAGTCGCTTCCCGAGGCGCTCCGGATGATCTCCGCGACCTCTCCGGTGCGGCTTTCGATCACCAATATCGACGGGGAATATTTCCTGTCCCGGGCCAAACGCAAATGA
- a CDS encoding YeiH family protein: MLEKGNRANTLHGILLIALFSFAAFYIAEVPVVKRLSFSPLIVGIVLGMLYANSLRNKLPETWVPGIKLCTKQVLRWGIILYGFRLTLAQVATVGIPAVVVDLIVVTVTILGGVLLGRLLKIDRDTALMTSTGSAICGAAAVLGAEPVVKCEGYKTAIAVSTVVIFGTLSMFLYPVMYRMGMLGGLTDTGVAIYTGSTLHEVAHVAGAGNAMDPTDALGIAGTATITKMIRVMLLAPVLVIMGFVLAGRRKNGGESKDKGKITVPWFAFGFIGVICLNSLLQYLCGAETVREIPLNGTIEYIDTFMLTMAMTALGTETNLAKFKQAGAKPFVLAGLLYVWLVVGGYFVTKYLVAIL; encoded by the coding sequence ATGCTGGAAAAAGGCAACAGGGCGAACACCCTGCACGGAATTCTCTTGATCGCCCTGTTTTCATTCGCGGCATTCTACATCGCCGAAGTTCCCGTCGTGAAGCGGCTCTCGTTCAGTCCGCTGATCGTCGGCATCGTATTGGGCATGCTCTATGCCAACAGCCTGCGTAACAAACTGCCCGAGACATGGGTGCCGGGTATCAAGCTCTGCACCAAGCAGGTCCTGCGCTGGGGCATCATCCTCTACGGATTTCGCCTGACCTTGGCGCAGGTGGCTACCGTCGGCATTCCGGCCGTGGTAGTCGATCTGATCGTTGTGACGGTCACCATTCTGGGAGGCGTCCTGCTGGGCCGCCTGCTGAAGATCGACCGCGACACGGCGCTGATGACCTCCACCGGCAGCGCTATCTGCGGCGCCGCGGCCGTGCTGGGAGCCGAACCGGTCGTGAAATGCGAAGGTTACAAAACCGCGATTGCCGTCTCCACGGTCGTTATTTTCGGTACCCTTTCGATGTTCCTCTACCCCGTCATGTACCGGATGGGAATGCTCGGCGGACTGACGGATACGGGTGTAGCCATCTACACGGGCAGTACGCTTCACGAGGTGGCCCATGTGGCCGGGGCCGGCAATGCCATGGATCCGACCGATGCGCTGGGAATCGCCGGAACGGCCACCATCACCAAGATGATCCGCGTCATGCTGCTGGCTCCCGTGCTGGTCATCATGGGCTTCGTGCTGGCGGGACGCCGCAAGAACGGCGGGGAATCGAAGGACAAAGGTAAGATCACCGTGCCGTGGTTCGCTTTCGGATTCATCGGGGTCATCTGCCTCAATTCGCTGCTGCAATACCTGTGCGGGGCGGAAACGGTCCGGGAGATTCCGCTCAACGGCACCATCGAATACATCGACACCTTCATGCTGACGATGGCCATGACGGCGCTGGGTACCGAGACGAACCTCGCCAAATTCAAACAGGCCGGGGCCAAGCCCTTTGTGCTGGCCGGACTGCTCTATGTCTGGCTGGTCGTGGGCGGTTATTTCGTCACGAAATATCTGGTAGCGATACTGTAG
- a CDS encoding LysR family transcriptional regulator: MDDFRLKVFITAARTLSFTRTAEQLYISQPAVSKHIGELESRYKVQLFARRGSRLELTDAGRTMLEAAERLADDYRRLEYEMSLCASLTEGELRLGASTTIAQYLLPPILARFTARFPGVRVSVLSGNSAEVEQALGEHAVDLGMVESVSRRQGLHYTFFAPDELVLVARTGGKYARTESLTPEQLLTTPLVLRENGSGTLEVISAALAAKGIRLSQLDVVMRLGTTEGIKAFVRNSDALAIVSVTSVVDELRSGALRIVDIEGLTFSRDFSFVHAESEPARLVRQFIDFARANL; the protein is encoded by the coding sequence ATGGACGATTTCCGCCTCAAGGTCTTCATTACCGCGGCCCGGACGCTGAGTTTCACCCGGACCGCCGAACAACTCTACATCTCGCAGCCCGCCGTGAGCAAACACATCGGCGAACTGGAATCCCGTTATAAAGTGCAGCTTTTCGCCCGCCGCGGCAGCCGTTTGGAGCTGACCGACGCCGGGCGCACGATGCTCGAGGCCGCCGAACGGCTGGCCGACGACTACCGCCGGCTGGAGTACGAAATGAGTCTCTGCGCAAGCCTCACCGAGGGTGAACTGCGGCTGGGGGCCAGCACGACCATTGCCCAATATCTCCTGCCGCCCATCCTCGCGCGCTTCACGGCGCGGTTTCCCGGGGTGCGGGTCTCGGTCCTTTCGGGCAACAGCGCCGAGGTCGAGCAGGCGCTCGGGGAGCATGCCGTCGATCTGGGCATGGTCGAGAGCGTCAGCCGCCGGCAGGGACTGCACTACACCTTTTTCGCTCCCGACGAACTGGTGCTGGTGGCCCGCACGGGCGGAAAATACGCCCGCACCGAGTCGCTGACCCCCGAACAACTGCTGACGACACCCCTCGTACTGCGCGAGAACGGCTCGGGAACCCTCGAAGTGATCTCCGCGGCGCTCGCCGCGAAAGGCATCCGCCTTTCGCAGCTCGATGTGGTGATGCGCCTCGGCACGACCGAGGGCATCAAGGCTTTCGTCCGCAACAGCGACGCTTTGGCCATCGTGTCGGTGACCTCGGTGGTGGACGAACTGCGCAGCGGTGCGCTGCGGATCGTCGATATCGAGGGGCTGACCTTCTCCCGCGATTTCAGTTTCGTGCACGCCGAGTCCGAACCTGCGCGGCTCGTCCGGCAGTTCATCGACTTCGCCCGGGCGAATCTCTGA
- a CDS encoding GNAT family N-acetyltransferase, whose amino-acid sequence MTEQLQFIPFKSRADRGWDEAWALYETSFPDCERWNAADYDRAFGDPHFEADGIWRGEEFIGILFHWKAGNFHYVEHLAVSPRLRGQNMGSKALAAFSEGKRVILEIDPPEDEISIRRLHFYQRLGFVENPQEYIHPSFRKPFHAHRLVLMSRPGLLTNEEARDFADFVRERVLLYSEHEAPALPKLP is encoded by the coding sequence ATGACCGAGCAACTGCAATTCATACCCTTCAAATCCCGCGCCGACAGAGGCTGGGACGAGGCATGGGCCCTCTACGAAACCTCTTTTCCCGACTGTGAACGCTGGAATGCCGCCGACTACGACCGGGCGTTCGGCGATCCGCATTTCGAGGCCGACGGCATCTGGCGCGGCGAAGAGTTTATCGGCATCCTCTTCCACTGGAAAGCCGGAAATTTCCACTATGTCGAACATCTGGCCGTATCGCCCCGCCTGCGCGGGCAGAACATGGGGTCGAAAGCCCTTGCGGCCTTCTCGGAAGGCAAGCGCGTCATTCTGGAGATCGATCCGCCGGAAGATGAGATTTCGATCCGCCGTCTGCATTTCTACCAGCGGCTCGGGTTCGTCGAGAATCCCCAAGAGTACATCCACCCCTCGTTCCGGAAGCCGTTCCACGCCCATCGGCTCGTGCTGATGAGCCGCCCCGGCCTCCTCACGAACGAAGAAGCCCGCGATTTCGCGGACTTCGTACGGGAGCGGGTGCTGCTCTATTCGGAGCACGAAGCCCCTGCACTACCAAAATTGCCGTAA